Proteins from one Dysgonomonas sp. HDW5A genomic window:
- the ettA gene encoding energy-dependent translational throttle protein EttA, producing the protein MSVEDKKIIFSMIGVNKIYPPQKQVLKNIYLSFYYGAKIGIIGLNGSGKSSLLKIIAGIEKEFQGEIVSDKGYSVGYLEQDPKLDPTKTVKEIVQEGVQPIMDVLAEYEAINEKFGLPEYYEDADKMDALFARQAVLQDQIDASDAWNLDNKLERAMDALRCPPEEQLTENLSGGEKRRVALCRLLLQEPDVLLLDEPTNHLDAESIDWLEQHLQQYKGTVICITHDRYFLDHVAGWILELDRGEGIPWKGNYTSWLEQKTKRMEQEEKQVSKRRKTLQHELEWVRMAPKARQAKGKARLNSYERLLNEDQKDREEKLEIFIPNGPRLGNKVIEAHGVSKAYGDKLLFDDLNFSLPPNGIVGIIGPNGAGKTTLFRLIQGLETADKGTFEVGETVKTAYVDQAHESIDPAKTVYQVVSDGSDFIRVGGKEINSRAYLSRFNFAGGDQEKLCGVLSGGERNRLHLALTLKAEANVLLLDEPTNDIDINTLRALEEGLENFAGCAVVISHDRWFLDRICTHILAFEGNSEVFYFEGSYSEYEENKKARLGNVEPKRVRYRKLM; encoded by the coding sequence ATGTCAGTAGAAGATAAAAAAATTATTTTTTCGATGATTGGGGTAAATAAAATTTACCCTCCTCAGAAACAAGTATTGAAAAACATTTACCTGTCGTTTTATTATGGAGCCAAGATTGGTATTATCGGTCTCAATGGATCAGGTAAATCGAGCTTGCTTAAAATTATAGCAGGTATTGAAAAAGAATTTCAAGGCGAGATCGTTTCTGACAAAGGATATAGTGTAGGTTACTTGGAACAAGATCCAAAGTTGGATCCGACTAAAACCGTAAAAGAGATTGTACAGGAAGGCGTTCAACCCATAATGGATGTTTTGGCTGAATATGAGGCTATCAATGAAAAATTTGGTTTGCCCGAATATTATGAGGATGCCGACAAAATGGATGCTTTATTTGCTCGTCAGGCTGTTCTTCAAGATCAAATAGATGCATCTGATGCATGGAATCTTGATAATAAGCTGGAGCGCGCTATGGATGCTTTACGTTGTCCGCCCGAAGAGCAATTGACCGAGAATCTTTCGGGAGGAGAGAAACGTCGTGTGGCACTTTGTCGTCTGTTGTTACAAGAGCCCGATGTATTGTTGCTTGATGAGCCTACCAACCACTTGGATGCAGAATCTATCGACTGGTTAGAACAACACTTACAACAATATAAAGGTACAGTTATCTGTATTACTCACGACCGTTATTTTTTAGATCACGTAGCAGGTTGGATTCTTGAATTGGATCGTGGTGAAGGTATTCCTTGGAAGGGTAACTATACTTCGTGGTTAGAGCAAAAGACCAAACGTATGGAGCAAGAAGAAAAGCAAGTGAGCAAACGCCGTAAAACCTTACAACATGAGTTGGAATGGGTTAGGATGGCTCCTAAAGCCCGTCAGGCTAAAGGTAAAGCTCGTTTGAACTCTTACGAAAGACTTTTGAATGAAGATCAAAAAGACAGGGAAGAAAAATTGGAGATTTTTATCCCTAATGGTCCACGTCTCGGAAATAAAGTAATAGAAGCTCATGGTGTATCTAAAGCTTATGGCGATAAACTACTGTTTGATGATCTGAATTTCTCGCTTCCACCTAACGGTATAGTTGGTATTATCGGACCTAATGGCGCCGGTAAAACAACTCTTTTCCGTTTGATTCAAGGATTGGAAACCGCTGATAAAGGTACTTTTGAAGTGGGTGAAACAGTCAAAACGGCTTATGTAGACCAGGCACACGAGTCGATAGATCCTGCTAAAACTGTTTATCAGGTAGTATCAGACGGTTCTGATTTTATCAGAGTCGGAGGTAAGGAGATAAACTCAAGAGCTTATCTGTCGCGCTTTAACTTTGCGGGTGGAGATCAGGAAAAACTTTGCGGTGTATTATCGGGTGGTGAACGTAACCGATTGCATCTGGCTCTTACTTTAAAAGCTGAAGCTAACGTATTGTTACTCGATGAGCCTACCAATGATATAGATATAAATACATTACGTGCTTTAGAAGAAGGTCTGGAAAACTTTGCCGGATGTGCGGTGGTTATTTCCCACGACCGTTGGTTCTTAGATCGTATTTGTACTCATATTCTTGCTTTTGAAGGGAATTCGGAAGTATTCTATTTCGAGGGATCGTATAGCGAATACGAAGAAAATAAGAAAGCTCGTCTAGGAAATGTTGAGCCAAAACGTGTGAGATATCGTAAATTGATGTAA
- a CDS encoding DUF5686 and carboxypeptidase-like regulatory domain-containing protein: MMIVLLVLFSNLAIYSQNTSVQGIVRDSVTNEPIEFATVRFDGTDVGKLSDENGKFSISNNKGSSIVVVSLMGYESRKITVPPQQTTKIDVKLRAEGVQLNEIVIRPEKEKYSKKDNPAVELIKKVIENKYSYLITNQNYYMNDEYDRLMFAINEYKADKGILKGLKFASKYADTSKIDNKPILPISIRETLSNVYYRKNPQGTRRVVVAHQREGLDEQMNTESMETIIEEIFKDVNITDNNINMLFQDFVSPLSSTSSVNFYKWYIIDTVMIDQKKYVNLGFVPFNTRDVGFIGNIYVQPEAPYAVKRVSFRVPSKINVNYVENMLITQEFEEMSPNLWIPLRFTTAIDLSMYGAAKFYVEKERTFENFMFNLPVDAAFGTSSPIVYLSDYKKHDKSYWNSSRPKIVNKDYRLGEMMDEFRANKLVDITLKTIDILTSQYLPTNSNEEKNKVDLGTTLTFYSFNHLEGNRFRLTASTTKNLHPHFFMYGYLAYGTKDGKWKYYGEATWSFNQKKYHKDEFPRHNLSIAHKYDVNPLGQRFLQAERDNILLSFRARKYNNMTYDRMTEIDYLHEYHGGFSYNIYGRTHNEQAAGELRFQRRNEEGLLIDMGNLKTTEAGIDIRYAHGEKFFQQKRRRQALPSKGYTITYSHIMGFKDVLGGQFKYNKSSLSFDKELWIAPYGRLGLTLKGEKIWGSVPFPLLLSANANSSITIQRGSFYMLSPLEFLNDSQLTWDIDYRMGGWLFNRIPVIKSLKLREVAGFRGFWGHLTNDNNPTYNKDLLVFPDNVYSMGSTPYMEYSVGIENIFKFFRVDYVKRINYLDNPDIEKSGFRISFEFSF; the protein is encoded by the coding sequence ATGATGATAGTACTTTTGGTGCTGTTCTCTAACCTCGCAATATATTCACAAAACACATCTGTGCAGGGAATTGTAAGAGACTCTGTAACTAACGAACCTATCGAATTTGCAACCGTACGCTTTGATGGAACCGATGTCGGAAAATTGTCAGATGAAAATGGAAAGTTTTCGATAAGTAACAACAAAGGAAGTAGTATAGTGGTTGTTTCACTCATGGGATATGAATCCCGAAAGATAACTGTTCCGCCACAACAAACGACTAAAATCGATGTAAAATTGAGAGCAGAGGGTGTGCAACTTAATGAGATAGTCATAAGACCCGAAAAAGAGAAGTATTCGAAAAAAGATAATCCCGCAGTAGAACTTATCAAAAAAGTAATAGAAAATAAATATAGTTATCTGATTACTAATCAGAATTATTATATGAATGATGAGTATGACCGCCTTATGTTTGCCATAAATGAATATAAAGCCGATAAGGGAATACTAAAAGGGCTTAAGTTTGCTTCGAAATATGCCGATACCTCTAAAATAGATAATAAGCCGATATTACCGATTTCGATAAGAGAGACACTTTCGAATGTTTATTATCGAAAGAATCCACAGGGAACCCGTAGGGTAGTAGTAGCACATCAGCGAGAAGGTCTTGATGAGCAAATGAATACCGAGTCGATGGAAACTATCATCGAAGAGATTTTCAAAGATGTAAATATTACCGATAATAATATAAATATGCTTTTTCAGGATTTTGTAAGTCCGCTAAGCAGTACTTCGTCCGTAAACTTCTATAAATGGTATATTATTGACACGGTGATGATAGACCAGAAGAAGTATGTGAATCTGGGTTTTGTACCATTCAATACACGCGATGTTGGTTTTATCGGGAATATTTATGTTCAACCCGAAGCTCCTTATGCCGTTAAGCGAGTATCTTTTCGTGTCCCTTCAAAAATTAATGTGAATTATGTGGAGAATATGCTTATAACTCAAGAATTTGAAGAGATGTCTCCTAACTTATGGATTCCGTTGAGATTTACTACGGCTATAGATCTGTCAATGTATGGTGCAGCCAAGTTTTATGTGGAAAAGGAAAGAACTTTTGAGAATTTCATGTTTAATCTTCCCGTTGATGCTGCATTTGGTACATCCTCTCCGATTGTATATTTGTCCGATTACAAAAAACACGATAAGAGTTACTGGAATTCTTCCCGACCTAAGATTGTAAATAAGGATTACCGTCTGGGAGAGATGATGGACGAATTCAGAGCTAATAAACTCGTTGATATTACACTTAAGACAATAGATATTTTAACCAGTCAGTATCTTCCGACAAATAGTAACGAGGAGAAAAATAAGGTCGACCTTGGAACGACTTTAACCTTCTATAGTTTTAATCATCTTGAAGGAAACCGTTTCAGGCTGACAGCTTCAACTACAAAAAACTTGCATCCTCACTTTTTTATGTATGGATATTTGGCATATGGAACAAAGGATGGTAAATGGAAATATTACGGAGAAGCTACTTGGTCTTTTAATCAAAAGAAATATCATAAAGACGAATTTCCCAGACATAACCTCTCGATTGCTCACAAATATGATGTAAATCCCTTAGGGCAAAGATTCTTGCAAGCTGAGCGTGATAATATACTTCTTTCGTTCAGGGCTAGAAAATACAATAATATGACCTATGACAGGATGACTGAGATAGATTATCTCCACGAATATCATGGAGGTTTCTCGTATAATATATATGGAAGAACGCATAATGAACAAGCTGCTGGAGAACTGAGGTTTCAGAGACGAAATGAAGAGGGGCTGTTGATTGATATGGGTAATCTTAAAACCACAGAAGCAGGAATAGATATACGATATGCTCATGGAGAGAAATTCTTTCAACAAAAACGCAGGCGTCAGGCCTTACCCTCCAAAGGATATACTATAACTTATTCTCATATAATGGGTTTCAAAGATGTATTGGGTGGGCAATTTAAATACAATAAGAGTTCTCTTTCTTTTGATAAAGAGTTATGGATTGCTCCTTATGGAAGGCTTGGATTAACATTGAAAGGTGAAAAAATTTGGGGTTCGGTTCCATTCCCATTATTATTATCGGCTAATGCCAATAGTTCGATTACTATTCAACGAGGTTCATTCTATATGCTTAGTCCTTTGGAATTTTTAAATGACTCGCAATTAACCTGGGATATTGATTATCGTATGGGAGGATGGCTTTTTAACCGTATTCCGGTTATCAAATCACTTAAATTAAGGGAGGTTGCCGGTTTTAGAGGTTTCTGGGGACATTTGACCAATGACAATAATCCCACTTATAACAAAGACCTTTTAGTATTTCCCGATAATGTGTATTCGATGGGAAGTACTCCTTATATGGAATATAGTGTTGGTATTGAGAACATATTTAAGTTCTTTAGAGTTGATTATGTGAAACGAATTAACTATCTGGATAATCCTGATATCGAGAAGTCAGGATTTAGAATAAGTTTTGAGTTTTCTTTTTAA
- a CDS encoding threonine/serine exporter ThrE family protein: protein MPDTKYDCAIVGNIPVKRFADLILDIGTFLLASGAHSGRVESNIRRMALTWGFDVNLQPTFKGLLVTVRSHCREDDTITMFKESPTHVVHFEVLTKVSHLTWKVYEENLSIDETEKEFDKIKAMPHYNPWIVSIAVGLSCAGLCFLSMGDVLNGLTALVGAFFGSLFRYKIAALRYNQMISISIAAFITTTITGLGTVYNIGDNPQSAMATAVLYLIPGVPLINSVIDLIEGYLSSAVNRALFAGFILLCIAAGMTLSITLMGIDNFKL, encoded by the coding sequence ATGCCAGATACAAAATACGATTGTGCTATAGTAGGGAATATTCCGGTAAAGCGTTTTGCTGATCTGATATTGGATATCGGAACATTCTTATTGGCATCGGGAGCTCATAGCGGGCGTGTGGAGAGCAATATCAGGCGTATGGCTCTTACCTGGGGATTTGATGTGAATCTTCAGCCTACATTTAAAGGTTTACTGGTAACAGTACGCAGTCATTGTCGCGAGGACGATACGATAACCATGTTTAAAGAATCGCCAACGCATGTGGTTCATTTTGAAGTGTTAACCAAAGTGAGTCATCTAACATGGAAGGTATATGAAGAAAACCTGTCTATTGATGAAACTGAAAAAGAATTTGATAAGATAAAGGCAATGCCTCACTACAATCCGTGGATTGTATCTATCGCAGTAGGATTGTCTTGTGCAGGGCTCTGTTTTTTATCTATGGGCGATGTCCTGAATGGCTTAACGGCTTTGGTTGGTGCATTTTTCGGTTCACTATTCAGATATAAAATTGCAGCTTTACGTTATAATCAGATGATCTCTATCAGTATTGCCGCTTTTATAACTACTACCATTACAGGGTTAGGTACTGTTTATAATATTGGAGATAATCCGCAATCGGCTATGGCAACCGCAGTGCTTTATCTTATTCCCGGAGTACCACTTATCAATAGCGTTATTGATCTGATCGAAGGATATCTTTCGTCGGCGGTAAACAGGGCTTTGTTTGCAGGTTTCATTCTGCTTTGCATTGCTGCGGGAATGACCTTGAGTATTACACTTATGGGGATTGATAATTTTAAGTTATAA
- a CDS encoding threonine/serine exporter family protein — protein sequence MYTDILLSVIRDFAIACVVGVCWGILFGTPKKVLIVAGLLGGMGHCLRFILLQMDFGLIMATLTGSVAIGFIGIVAAHRVDNPPVVFTMPACITMIPGMYAYKTMLAGIKITDLNVANEDPSIIISMAHNLTLTMSLLFTLAIGICIAALLFRKTSVKEMEFAKKIERITHFTR from the coding sequence ATGTATACAGATATACTACTATCCGTAATTCGCGATTTTGCAATAGCATGTGTCGTAGGAGTTTGTTGGGGTATTCTCTTTGGTACTCCCAAAAAGGTACTTATTGTTGCCGGATTATTGGGCGGAATGGGGCACTGTCTTCGTTTTATCCTTTTACAGATGGATTTCGGTCTTATTATGGCGACGCTGACGGGTTCGGTAGCTATTGGTTTTATTGGGATAGTTGCAGCACATCGAGTTGACAATCCTCCAGTGGTATTTACTATGCCTGCTTGTATAACCATGATTCCCGGAATGTATGCTTATAAAACGATGTTAGCAGGAATTAAGATTACCGATCTGAATGTTGCCAATGAAGATCCGTCTATTATTATTTCTATGGCACATAACCTTACGCTTACCATGTCATTGTTATTTACTTTGGCTATCGGTATTTGTATAGCAGCACTCTTATTTCGTAAGACGAGTGTCAAAGAGATGGAATTTGCCAAGAAGATCGAGCGAATAACGCATTTTACCAGATAA
- a CDS encoding aminopeptidase C: MKIKLLACAMFLTSASAFSQTVTEKDLQEIRGSFKKDASTTAIQNILTTQSSIKDNALNHDLQSQLDHLFKYRVAVKGITNQKSSGRCWMFTSMNVLRPSIMAKYNIDNFDFSHNYLYFWDIFEKANLYLENIIATASNPIDDREVVEFFKSPVGDGGVWNLYYNAALKYGVVPDAVMPETAHSNSTGQMISLINERLRMGGYNLRELAASGKKEKELRSEKQAILKDVYRMLALCLGEPPTQFTWRYKTKTGKIEEKQYTPKEFYNEITPADYSPENYIMIMNDPTRKYYKVYEIKNYRNTVEGINWVYLNLPNEDIKKAALASIKNNEAMYASCDVGKQHNRETGIMDPDMYDYQSLFGVKINMDKKARILTRQSGSSHAMLLIGCDTDNNDNPIKWEFENSWGANAGNNGYLTFTDNWFNEYMFRLVIHRRYLDAKAIESLNQKPIQLPMWDYMN, translated from the coding sequence ATGAAAATAAAATTACTCGCCTGTGCGATGTTTCTGACCTCCGCTTCGGCTTTTTCTCAAACTGTAACGGAAAAAGATTTGCAAGAAATCAGAGGTAGTTTCAAGAAAGACGCTTCTACTACAGCCATTCAAAACATCCTTACCACCCAAAGCAGTATCAAAGATAATGCACTGAATCACGATCTACAATCGCAGTTAGATCACCTATTCAAATACCGTGTAGCGGTAAAGGGTATTACCAATCAGAAAAGCTCGGGGCGTTGCTGGATGTTCACTTCGATGAATGTACTTCGACCTTCGATTATGGCGAAATATAATATTGACAACTTCGATTTTTCACACAACTACTTATATTTCTGGGATATATTCGAAAAAGCAAATTTATATCTCGAAAATATAATTGCAACAGCATCGAATCCGATTGATGACAGAGAGGTTGTTGAATTCTTCAAATCGCCTGTAGGTGATGGTGGTGTTTGGAATTTATACTATAATGCCGCCCTGAAATACGGGGTTGTACCGGATGCCGTTATGCCCGAAACGGCCCATTCGAACAGTACCGGTCAGATGATTTCTCTGATTAATGAGAGACTACGCATGGGGGGATATAATCTCCGAGAACTGGCAGCAAGCGGCAAGAAGGAGAAAGAGTTAAGATCAGAAAAACAAGCTATCCTCAAAGATGTGTATCGCATGCTGGCTTTATGCCTAGGTGAGCCTCCTACACAATTCACATGGAGATATAAAACTAAAACAGGTAAGATTGAAGAAAAACAATATACACCAAAAGAGTTTTATAATGAAATAACTCCTGCTGATTATAGTCCTGAGAATTATATCATGATTATGAATGACCCAACTCGCAAATACTACAAAGTATATGAGATCAAAAATTACAGAAATACCGTTGAAGGCATCAATTGGGTATATCTAAATCTACCGAATGAGGATATAAAGAAAGCAGCCTTAGCTTCCATTAAGAATAATGAGGCAATGTATGCTTCGTGCGATGTAGGCAAACAGCATAACAGAGAGACAGGTATAATGGATCCTGACATGTATGACTACCAATCGTTATTCGGTGTAAAAATCAATATGGATAAAAAGGCACGTATATTGACTCGCCAAAGCGGATCGAGCCACGCCATGCTCCTCATAGGTTGCGATACGGATAATAATGATAATCCGATAAAATGGGAGTTTGAAAATAGCTGGGGAGCAAATGCCGGAAATAACGGATACCTGACTTTTACTGATAATTGGTTTAACGAATATATGTTCCGCTTGGTTATTCATCGTAGATATTTGGATGCAAAAGCAATCGAAAGTTTGAATCAAAAACCCATACAATTACCCATGTGGGATTATATGAATTAA
- a CDS encoding acyltransferase has translation MNTDTKTRSSNIELLRLVLMLMIVMLHVFRLELHNNINNTGLYISELLLTSLFFVGVNCFVFISGYFGVRFKSKTIISLVIQALFYSVGILIIAILLGYKPEIRDYVEAVFPISSSLTYGTWWFLTAYIALLFIAPLLNHSIEYFNKKQMTIILAGMLFLNCFSGFIFNNTYISGDGYSIYNFITIYVLARYINKYQILIKKPFLIYLAASLLIFGVTLFFNMEMGKMIEPGNRYNNPFLILAAIGLFFTFKNLKISSNAINTLAPLAFGVYLIHNHYLIRKIFLEEAIQNLTNLYRENYILLIGLLILFSIAVFVICLGIEKIRQLICTPIVNIIEKKISKYDLNIRS, from the coding sequence ATGAATACGGATACAAAAACACGTTCTTCGAATATCGAACTACTCCGGTTGGTTCTCATGCTTATGATCGTAATGCTGCATGTATTTCGGCTCGAATTGCATAATAATATAAATAACACCGGATTGTACATATCCGAACTATTGTTAACCAGCCTGTTTTTTGTAGGTGTAAACTGTTTTGTTTTTATATCGGGGTATTTCGGCGTGAGATTCAAATCCAAGACTATAATATCATTAGTCATACAAGCATTATTTTATTCTGTTGGTATTTTAATCATTGCCATATTATTGGGCTATAAACCTGAGATTCGTGATTATGTGGAAGCTGTTTTCCCCATATCGAGCAGTCTTACCTATGGAACCTGGTGGTTCCTCACTGCTTATATTGCGTTATTATTTATTGCCCCTCTGCTGAATCATTCAATAGAGTATTTCAACAAAAAACAAATGACTATAATTCTGGCAGGAATGTTATTTCTCAATTGTTTCTCCGGCTTTATATTCAATAATACATATATTTCGGGAGATGGTTATTCGATCTATAACTTTATAACCATTTATGTTCTGGCTCGCTACATCAACAAATATCAAATCCTCATTAAAAAGCCCTTTTTAATATACTTGGCTGCATCATTACTTATTTTCGGTGTAACTTTATTCTTTAATATGGAAATGGGTAAAATGATAGAACCCGGAAACCGATACAATAATCCATTTTTGATTCTTGCCGCCATTGGCTTATTCTTTACTTTTAAGAATCTGAAAATTTCAAGTAATGCGATTAATACATTAGCACCTCTTGCATTTGGTGTATATTTGATTCACAATCATTATTTGATACGCAAGATTTTTTTAGAGGAAGCTATACAAAACCTTACCAATCTATATCGAGAAAATTATATATTATTGATAGGCTTACTAATACTCTTCTCTATTGCAGTCTTTGTGATATGCTTGGGCATAGAAAAAATACGTCAATTAATATGTACTCCTATAGTAAACATCATAGAAAAAAAAATAAGCAAATACGACCTAAACATACGATCATGA
- the recO gene encoding DNA repair protein RecO — MLHKTQAIVLSTINYNDKYLLATVYTNAFGRVTYMVPKSRSKSTKVQKSLFAPLSILDMETEHQASRDIQRIREAHILYPLYSISGNMVKTSIVLFLSEFLSRILRDTDEYEIIYNYLSHSIQVLEESEKGLANYHLVFMLKLTRFLGFYPNLEDYHPNDYFDMLNGIFVTHQPLHNHYVNKVDSQVLSLLSRIGYENMHLFLFSRQDRQNIINRMLEYYRIHLHDFQPLKSLDILHELF; from the coding sequence ATGCTGCATAAGACCCAAGCCATAGTACTCAGTACAATTAATTACAACGACAAGTATCTGCTTGCCACCGTATATACGAATGCTTTTGGCCGGGTTACATACATGGTTCCCAAGTCACGAAGCAAATCGACCAAAGTACAGAAGTCTCTTTTCGCCCCCTTGTCGATACTCGATATGGAGACCGAGCATCAGGCATCACGCGATATTCAGCGTATACGAGAGGCTCATATACTATACCCTTTGTATTCAATTTCAGGAAATATGGTTAAAACATCCATTGTATTGTTTTTATCAGAATTCCTAAGCCGAATATTAAGAGATACTGATGAGTACGAGATCATATATAATTATCTGAGCCATTCGATACAGGTATTGGAAGAGAGCGAAAAAGGTCTGGCAAATTATCATCTGGTATTTATGCTGAAGCTGACACGCTTTCTGGGTTTCTATCCTAATCTGGAAGATTATCACCCCAATGATTACTTTGACATGCTGAACGGTATATTTGTAACCCATCAGCCGTTACACAATCACTATGTAAATAAAGTAGACAGCCAAGTTCTATCGCTTTTATCAAGAATAGGATACGAAAATATGCACCTATTTTTATTTTCGAGACAAGATCGTCAGAACATTATAAACCGTATGCTCGAATATTACCGTATTCATTTACATGATTTTCAGCCACTCAAATCACTGGATATTTTACACGAATTATTTTAA
- a CDS encoding OmpA family protein translates to MNRNVFGALALSAALLLSSCGASNTVKGTGVGAGAGGALGAGIGALIGGGKGAAWGAGIGAVVGGGAGAIIGNKMDQQKKELESINGAQVESVNDGQAIKVTFESGILFATNSSSLNSASQNSLSQFAASLKAHPDTDIQITGYTDNTGSDAINNPLSEKRAQAVYNFLLQQGVAGNRMTSAGMGSSNPVASNSTVDGRAQNRRVEVYIHPNEKMIRDAEAGK, encoded by the coding sequence ATGAACAGAAACGTTTTTGGAGCATTAGCTCTTTCTGCAGCATTATTATTATCAAGCTGCGGTGCTAGTAATACAGTTAAAGGAACAGGTGTAGGTGCAGGCGCAGGTGGTGCACTAGGTGCTGGTATTGGAGCTCTTATAGGCGGTGGCAAAGGTGCTGCCTGGGGTGCCGGTATAGGTGCTGTTGTTGGTGGTGGAGCAGGTGCTATCATCGGAAACAAAATGGATCAACAGAAAAAAGAATTAGAATCTATAAACGGAGCTCAGGTAGAGTCTGTTAATGACGGACAAGCAATTAAAGTTACTTTCGAATCGGGTATTTTATTTGCAACTAACTCTAGCTCATTAAACTCTGCATCTCAAAATTCACTTAGCCAATTTGCTGCATCATTGAAAGCTCACCCTGATACAGACATACAAATTACTGGTTATACTGACAATACCGGTTCTGATGCAATAAATAATCCATTATCTGAAAAACGTGCTCAAGCCGTTTACAACTTCCTTTTACAACAAGGTGTTGCCGGAAACCGTATGACTTCGGCAGGTATGGGTTCTTCAAATCCGGTAGCCAGCAATAGTACAGTTGATGGAAGAGCTCAAAACCGTCGTGTGGAAGTATACATCCACCCTAACGAAAAAATGATTAGAGACGCTGAAGCAGGTAAATAA